The DNA sequence GTCCCGCGCGAGGAGCAGTGCCGCGTGAGGTCAGTGGATTCCAGGGGTGCTTGGCGAGCCTGTAGCGGAGTTCAGAATGTCAGCAGCGCTGGCCGCCGAACCCGTGGACGTGGTCGATGACGCGGAGAGAGCGCCATCGTCTGCTGTGCAGATCTGCAAGCTCGGCCTGCCGATCTGCCTCCTTCCGGGCTGACCCGCAACCACCTAGCGTGGTATCCGAACCCGCTACTGGGCCAGCCGGGTTCGGGCGCAAGGCCACGTATGGCTCATCGACCGATGTGCTGCGGGTTGCGTGTCGTCGACTTCGCGAACAGGTGGGTGGCCGGCAACGTCAGGCGTGCAGCACAAGGTCGCCCCACCCGCCTGACCTCGTACCCGGCGCTCGCAAGCCGAGGACCTACGAAGGGAACCAAACGCATGACCACCTCTACTTCGCTGAAGAAGGTCCTGATCACGGGAGCCGGAACAGGCTTCGGATACGAGGTGGCCATGCGCCTGGCCGAGAAGGGTTTCGACGTCGTGGCCGCGGTCGAGATCTACGGTCAGGTGCAAACCCTCAAGCGACAGGCAGCTGAGCGAGGCGTCACGTTGCAGGTCGAGAAGCTCGACGTCACCAACGACGGGGATCGACGCAAGGCGCTGGACTGGGGCATCGAGATCCTCGTCAACAACGCCGGTATCGGCGAGGGTGGGTCCACCGTGGACATTCCTGCCTGGAACATCCGCCACCAGTTCGAGGTCAACGTCACCGGGCCGCTGCTGCTCACCCAGGGCATCGCCAAGCAGATGGCCAAGCGCGGCACCGGCCGCATCATCTGGGTGTCCTCGCGCGAGGGGCTGAACGTGAACCCCTTCACCGGCATCTACGCCGCATCGAAGCACGCAGTCGAGGCTATCGCCGAGAGTATGAAGGACGAGCTGCAAGAGTTCGGCGTTGAGGTTGCGACCATGAATCCGGGGCCGTTCCTGACCGGATTCAACGACCGGATCTTCCAGACCTGGGAGGGTTGGGAGGATGACCCGTCACAGCGCCTTTTCGACTACGCGAAGCTCGCCTTCCCGCGCGCGCAATTCAACCCGGAGCCGGTGTACGCGACGCTCACGGCGCTCGCAGCAGGCGAGATAGACAGCTACCGCAACCTCGAGCCCAAGTCGATGCTCGAAGAAACGAAGAGCCTGATCGACGCACCGTGGAGCAAGAAGACCACCGACGGTCTCGGAGAACGCAACGACGGCATCCAGAAGGCGTTCGACATGACTCCCGAACAACTTCGAGACGATCAGGAACCCATCCCCGCGCTGCCGTCTCGGCCAATCGACGACTGAGCCACCCGATGAGCAGTCCGTCTTCCGGCCCGCGCCAATTCCCGACCTGAAGCGGCGAGGACAACGCGCCCGGCCCAACGGCCTGCCACATCCATTCGAGGCCAAGGCCGGTGACATCGACGATCCGCCCAGCTACCAAAGGGTCCCAACAGTCCAGAGTCTCGAGGTTTCCATGAACGCTCATGCCGCCGATAAAGCCCAGATGGTTCTGCGCGACTCGCTGCGCAACCGCGGAACCGCGTTCAGCGAGGAGCAGCGCCGTACCCTCGGTCTCGTCGGCCGGCTCCCGTCTGCGATCGAATCGCTCGACGAGCAGGCAGGCCGCTGCTACGAGCAGCTGTCGCGCAGGCCGACGGCCATGGACAAATTCATCTACCTCGACATGCTGCACGACCGCAACGAAGTCCTGTACTTCAAGATTTTGACCGACCATCTCGCCGAGCTTCTTCCGGTCGTGTACGACCCAACGGTCGGCGAGGCGATCAAGGATTGGAGCCGCGACTACCGCGTCTCGCAGGCCGTCTTCCTCTCTGTGGACCGCGTGGATGACATTCGCGAATCCTTGCAGTCCTTCGGATTGGGTGCCGAAGACGTCGACCTCATCGTCTGCAGTGACGCCGAAGAGATCTTGGGCATCGGCGACTGGGGTGTCAACGGTGTCGACATCTCTCTCGGCAAGCTCGCCGTCTATGTCGCAGCCGCCGGCATTCACCCAGGCCGGGTCATCGCGGTCAACCTCGATTGCGGAACGAACAACACGGCGCTGCTCAACGACCCGACCTACCTGGGCAACCGTCATTCGCGGGTGGCCGGTGAACGCTACGACCAGTTCGTCGACGACTACGTCAAGCACGCGGCCGAGCTGTTTCCGAAGGCAATCCTGCACTTCGAAGACTTCGGCCCGGAGAACGCCCGACGCATCCTGGACGAGTACCGCGACGAGTACCGGATCTTCAACGACGACATGCAGGGCACCGGCGCCATCGTGGTGGCCTCCGTGTTGTCCGGGATGAAGGTCACCCACCAGGGATTCGCCGACCAGCGACTGGTCGTCTTCGGCGCGGGCACAGCCGGCTCGGGGATGGCCGACCAGCTTTCGGCCGGCATGGTCCGCGACGGGTTGTCCGAAGAAGAGGCCAAGAAGCGGGTCTGGCTCATCGACAAGCAGGGCCTGATCATCGACGACATGCCGGACTTGCCGAACTACCAGCAGGTGTACGCCCGCCCCGCCGCCGAGGTGAGCGACTGGACCAGGACGGACGGCCGGATCGATCTGATCACCGTGGTGCAACAGGTCAAGCCGACGATCCTCATCGGAACCTCCACGGTGCACGGTGCGTTCACCGAAGAGGTCGTGAGCGCGTTGTGCGACGGGGTCGAGCGACCGATACTGCTGCCGCTGTCGAACCCGACCGAACGCATCGAGGTGATGCCCCAGGCCGCGATCCGGTGGTCCGACGGCAGAGCGCTCGTCGCGACCGGGATCCCGGCCGACGCCGTCGAACACAACGGCACCACCTTCACGATCGGACAGGCGAACAACGCGCTCCTGTACCCCGGTCTCGGCCTGGGCGCCGTGGTTTCCGGTGCCACCCACGTCACCGACGGCATGCTGCTCGCCGCGGCCGAAGCGGTCGCGTCGCAGGTCGACCCGACAGCGCTCGGCGCCTCACTGCTGCCTCCGGTGGAGAACCTGCGTGCCTCGTCGGCGACCGTCGCCTACGCCGTCGCCCAAGCCGCCGTCCGCGACGGTGTGGCCACCCAGGAGCACGACGACCTCACCCAAGCCGTGCAGGACGCGATGTGGCAGCCCGTCTACTCGAACGAGCAGGACGTCTGATGGTGCGCAAGAGCGAGGAGCTCACCCTGCGGGAGGTCCCCATCGGCACCGGCTCCACCGGTAAGCGCACCGAGACCGATTCGATGGGCGCCATCGAGGTCCCCGCCAACCGGTACTGGGGCGCGCAGACCCAGCGGTCGTTGATTCACTTCTCCATCGGTGACGACCACATGCCCAAGGCCGTCTACCACGCCTACGGCTACGTCAAGAAAGCCGCCGCGCTGGTCAATCACGCCGCCGGCCGCATCGACGACGCGCGCAAGGACGCCATCGTGCAGGCTGCCGACGAGGCGATCGCGGGCCATCTCGACGCCCACTTCCCGCTCTACGTCTGGCAGACCGGCTCCGGTACCCAGTCGAACATGAACATCAACGAGGTGCTCGCCAACCGCGCCAGTCAGCTGCTGGGCGGGGAACTCGGCACGAAGACACCGGTGCACCCCAACGACCACGTCAACCTGGGCCAGTCCTCGAACGACACGTTCCCCACGGCGATGCACATCGCGACGATGCTCAAGATCCGCGGCAGTACGCTGCCGCAGATTCGGGCGCTCGCCGACGCCATCATGGTCAAGGCACAGTTGTGGGTCGATGTCGTCAAGACAGGCCGCACCCACCTTCAGGACGCCACCCCCGTCACAGTCGGTCAGGAATGGTCCGGCTGGGCGGTTCAGATCCGGCAGGCCGCCGACCGTCTCGCGCAGAGTCTCGGAGGGCTTTGCGATCTGGCGGCAGGTGGAACCGCGGTCGGAACCGGGCTGAACGCCCCCGACGGGTTCGCCGAAGAGATGGCCGCAAAGCTGGCCGAACTGACGGACGCGCCGCTGCGGACGGCGCCGTCGAAGTTCGCGGCGCAAGGGTCCCTGGACGCGATGGTCGCGGTCTCGGCGGGCTTGCGTGGCGTCGCCGTCGCCCTGATGAAGGTCGCCAACGACATGCGGTGGTTGGCGTCGGGACCTCGTGCCGGGCTGCACGAACTGAAACTCCCCGAGAACGAACCCGGGTCCTCGATCATGCCTGGCAAGGTCAACCCGACCCAGCAGGAGGCCATGGTCATGGTGTGCCTGCAGGTCATCGGCGAAGACGGCATCGTCGCCGCCGCAGGATCCCAAGGCAACTTCGAACTCAACGCCATGCGTCCCATCATCATCAAAGGCCTCCGCCATCGCGCACAAGGCCAATGACGAAGGCAGCACGCTACGGGAGGCCGCCCTCGCCGAAGGTGTGGACGCGGACGAGTTCGACCGGGTGGTCGACCCGAAGTTGATGGTCGGCGACCCACGTCGTGATCTTGCGATCAGCGAGACGAGCTTGATGCCACCTTCTGTGAACGCATGACAGCCTTCGGTGCGCAGCCGCCAGTACTGGCCGCTAACCCACGGCATCGCGCCGACGCCCCGTGAACGACGAGCCATGCGGCGTCCACCCAATCCAGGGGAAACGGCGGTGGGGTGAGGGGCGTTGAACGGGACGGCTTAAACGTCCGCGGTCATGGCCGCCGGCGGGTCAGCGTGCCAAATGAGCTCATCCTGGCGGTTGTGAACCTCCCGGAGCAGCGCCTCGCGCACCACCCGCACCTCCCGCCGAGTCAACGCTTCTCGCCGCGCGGCCAGCGTGACCGGCACCCGCGGGAGCGGCACCGCAGCAGCGATGGGACGTAAGTCCGGCGCGGTGCCGGCCATGAACTTCGACAGCAGCGCTATCCCGACACCACGCCTGGTTGCTTCGAGCTGAGCGAAAATATTCGTCGAGCTGAACCGCACTACGGCGTTCGGGAGGTATCTGCCCAGGTCCACCTCTCTTACCCTCTGCATAGCATCGACGAAGAAGATGAGCGGATGGCGCTCGAGCTCCTCGAACGAGACCGGATCGCCGTGCTCCGTCAGGTACGTCTCGCTCGCAAAGAACCCAGAATCGTAATCACAGAGTTTCTCGGTGACCAATCTCGTGACCGGCGGTTGCCCGAGCGTGATGCCGAGATCGAAGGTCGACTCGCGCAAGGCGAGTTCACGTGCACCGGTGATGAGTTCCACGTTCAGGTCCGGGTGTTTTGCCTGCACTCGGGCAATGGCCGGAACGACGAACCGGGTTCCGAAACCGTCTGCGGCGGTCACCCGAACGGTGCCGGTGAGGGCGTCGGCCTCGGTGCCGGCCACGGCACGAATCGCACGGTCCACCGCCTTCTGGACAGTTCGGGCGTGCTCCACCACAGCGCGACCGGTCTCGGTCAGCTCCCACCCTTCGAGGCCACGGTCGAAAAGGCGCGCACCGAGTGCGTTCTCCAAGGCGCGAAGGCGCCGCGAGACCGTGGTGTGATCGACGCGGAGAAGCTTCGCGGCGGTCATCAGGCGGCCCGTGTCAGCCAAGGCAGCCAAAAAGCGGAGGTCGTCGGCACGCACGTCCTTGCCGTGGATGTGCGAGGTCACGCGGGAGTCGCCGGTCGGTGCTGGTTTTGCTGCGCGAGGGCGCCGACCGGAGCCGGCTGGTGTCCGAGGACGACGTCGTACTTCCTGTGCGGCACGTCCTGGCGGTATAGCTGGGCGGGGTAGGCCCGGGTGTAGCGGGCGTTGGCGTGTGGGAACGCCCCGAAGGTGCCGAATGTCGTCTTCGGGAAGCGTGGTGCGAACAATGGGGCGGTGAGCGGCTCAGGCTCGACGCCGGCGGTGGTGTCGGACAGGAACTCCTGACGCGCGCCTTCCCGGCCCGGCTTGGCCTCGAGGTGGATGTGGTACGTCTTGTGGCCGGAAGTGTTGTCCTCGCAATGCATGACGAACCCGGGGTGTTCGTGATCGTCGCGGTTCAGGCCGGGAATTGGCACGGGACCGGGAGATACAGAGCTCGTCGGGTGGATCCTTCGTGGATTGGCGGACATCAACCCAGGCTAGGCCGACTGACTGCATCCGGCGACCCAAGCCTCCTGATCGGCCACCCGACCACCTCCCTGGCCACCGCGGTCGCCAACGCCTTGCGCTGACCCCAGGTGCCGCGAACCCGGCCGGCGCCGGGGCAGATCCAGGTCCGGATTTCCGCCGCGTCGCTGAATCCGACCGACATCCGCCTGCCGGGCGGGGGATGAGGTGTTCGGCGAAGCGGTACCCCGCGCCACGCGCGTGGTGGTCAGTGCCAGCCGGCCGTCGCTGAGCACCGGTTCGC is a window from the Amycolatopsis sp. NBC_00355 genome containing:
- a CDS encoding LysR family transcriptional regulator, with the protein product MTSHIHGKDVRADDLRFLAALADTGRLMTAAKLLRVDHTTVSRRLRALENALGARLFDRGLEGWELTETGRAVVEHARTVQKAVDRAIRAVAGTEADALTGTVRVTAADGFGTRFVVPAIARVQAKHPDLNVELITGARELALRESTFDLGITLGQPPVTRLVTEKLCDYDSGFFASETYLTEHGDPVSFEELERHPLIFFVDAMQRVREVDLGRYLPNAVVRFSSTNIFAQLEATRRGVGIALLSKFMAGTAPDLRPIAAAVPLPRVPVTLAARREALTRREVRVVREALLREVHNRQDELIWHADPPAAMTADV
- a CDS encoding NAD-dependent malic enzyme, coding for MNAHAADKAQMVLRDSLRNRGTAFSEEQRRTLGLVGRLPSAIESLDEQAGRCYEQLSRRPTAMDKFIYLDMLHDRNEVLYFKILTDHLAELLPVVYDPTVGEAIKDWSRDYRVSQAVFLSVDRVDDIRESLQSFGLGAEDVDLIVCSDAEEILGIGDWGVNGVDISLGKLAVYVAAAGIHPGRVIAVNLDCGTNNTALLNDPTYLGNRHSRVAGERYDQFVDDYVKHAAELFPKAILHFEDFGPENARRILDEYRDEYRIFNDDMQGTGAIVVASVLSGMKVTHQGFADQRLVVFGAGTAGSGMADQLSAGMVRDGLSEEEAKKRVWLIDKQGLIIDDMPDLPNYQQVYARPAAEVSDWTRTDGRIDLITVVQQVKPTILIGTSTVHGAFTEEVVSALCDGVERPILLPLSNPTERIEVMPQAAIRWSDGRALVATGIPADAVEHNGTTFTIGQANNALLYPGLGLGAVVSGATHVTDGMLLAAAEAVASQVDPTALGASLLPPVENLRASSATVAYAVAQAAVRDGVATQEHDDLTQAVQDAMWQPVYSNEQDV
- a CDS encoding class II fumarate hydratase — encoded protein: MVRKSEELTLREVPIGTGSTGKRTETDSMGAIEVPANRYWGAQTQRSLIHFSIGDDHMPKAVYHAYGYVKKAAALVNHAAGRIDDARKDAIVQAADEAIAGHLDAHFPLYVWQTGSGTQSNMNINEVLANRASQLLGGELGTKTPVHPNDHVNLGQSSNDTFPTAMHIATMLKIRGSTLPQIRALADAIMVKAQLWVDVVKTGRTHLQDATPVTVGQEWSGWAVQIRQAADRLAQSLGGLCDLAAGGTAVGTGLNAPDGFAEEMAAKLAELTDAPLRTAPSKFAAQGSLDAMVAVSAGLRGVAVALMKVANDMRWLASGPRAGLHELKLPENEPGSSIMPGKVNPTQQEAMVMVCLQVIGEDGIVAAAGSQGNFELNAMRPIIIKGLRHRAQGQ
- a CDS encoding SDR family oxidoreductase; the protein is MTTSTSLKKVLITGAGTGFGYEVAMRLAEKGFDVVAAVEIYGQVQTLKRQAAERGVTLQVEKLDVTNDGDRRKALDWGIEILVNNAGIGEGGSTVDIPAWNIRHQFEVNVTGPLLLTQGIAKQMAKRGTGRIIWVSSREGLNVNPFTGIYAASKHAVEAIAESMKDELQEFGVEVATMNPGPFLTGFNDRIFQTWEGWEDDPSQRLFDYAKLAFPRAQFNPEPVYATLTALAAGEIDSYRNLEPKSMLEETKSLIDAPWSKKTTDGLGERNDGIQKAFDMTPEQLRDDQEPIPALPSRPIDD